Part of the Mycoplasma mycoides subsp. mycoides SC str. PG1 genome is shown below.
TCATTGTTTTGAATATAAATTAATAACTTCTTTTACTGATAAATCTGTTCTATTTGTTTCATAAACATAGTATCCATCATATTTTTGATCTTCTTGTATTTTTTCTATGTCAAGTTCATAAAATGCACCTTTGTTTATAGGTTTAAAGAATCTATATTTTTTAGATCCCGCTAAATCATCACAAGAAACAAGATTATCTTTATTCATTTTATTAGTGAAATTTTGAATTAAAATGTCTCTATCGTTTTTGTCTTTAGTTGCTCGTTTTTGACTAAAACTAATTATTTGTCTTCTAAAATGTCCATTAATTCTTTTTTTATTGTATGAAGATGCAATATCACGAGTTTTGTATATCAAACCACCATCATTTATATAATCTTTTTCATCTAATATATACTCTTTAAATTGTTTGCTTCCAGCTTTCATTCTGTATGAGATTATGTATTTTCAATTCTTAGATTCTAAAAATCTAATATTTCTATTAACACTCATTCCTTTGTCAGCAATTATAGTTACACTGTTAACTTCATAAATATCTGCAATTTCAAGCATAAATGGTATTAAAGTATTTGAATCAGCAACATTTCCTGGAAATATTTTGTAGTGTAACGATATTCCATTTTCATCAGTTGCCATACCTATAACAATCTGGTCTTCTTTAAATTTTCCATCTTTTGAATAACCAGGTTTTTTATAACCTTCACGAGAAAATGTTTCAAAATAAGTAGTTGTTGCGTCAAATCATAATACATCAATTTTTCTATTGGTATTTGCACAAATTTTTGCATTTAAATTTCTTAAAATTTCATCTTTGTTTTTTGCTATATAGTCTAATGATCTATAAAATGAATTTTTTGAATGAGTGTCTATTTTTTCTTTTTTTGCTGTCTTATAAGTGTTAAAAACACTTATTGGATTTTTAATTCTTTGATAAATCAACTGTAAAACAACATCTTTTAATGTTGTCGATTTTGTGGGAGAACAATCATTAAAAATATTGAAATAATCAAATAGTTATTCAACTACTTCGTAACCTTTAAACCTTTCTAAAACTTCTTTTTTGGTTTCTTTTTTCTCTTTAAAAATTTCATCTAATTTAATTCTTGCTTGTTCTTTTGTTCAAGACAATGGAAAGTTTGCAATAATTGCTTTGATAATTGCTAGCGGATCATCGTGATATTGTTTTAATTCATGCAAATATCCATATCCCAATCTATATACAAAACCTTTGTTATCTGGTCTTGGCACTCCAATTGATAAGTATTCGCCTTTTTTAACTCTTGCTATTGATGTTCTTCATTGTCTTTTACATCATTTCTTGACTTCTTCACGTCTTTATTATATTATATTTAAGCATAAAAGCATAATAAATTATATTTTTTTATAAAAAATATAGCCGCTGAAAACTGAGTGTTTTCGCGACTAAGTGGGAAACGTAGGGTTAGTAGTTATTTCTTATTTAATTTATATTATTATAAAAAATTAAAAAACTTATACACAAAATTAAATTTAATATGATCAATATATTAATTTAAATATTTTAAGTAATTCTTTTATATATTTAACATCAAATCTAAGTTAAAAAATCCTTTAGAACAAGCTAAAGGATCTTTCATATCTTATTTTGTTTTATTGTTATTAAATTTAAAACTTTCAGGAATTTCATTAAACCCGTTAGCAAACAATGCACTTTTTTTATCTTTATATAATTTTTGCATAACTTCTCTATAAGATCTACCACTAATTTGATCTTTTCCACCACCATAAATTAAATCATATTGACCTAATTTATAATTACCAAATAGATTATTATAATCATACCCATTAGATCTAAATGTTGCAGCTAAACCAGTTTTTGCAACATAATTTGCTGCGTGAAATACTGCAATTAATTTATTATCTTTTGTTCTAACACTAGATCCACTAGCCCCACCAGCTGGTGCATAAAATCTTGGTAGTATTTCTAATCCATAATTAAAGTAATGTTTAACTTTCTTTTCTTTTTCATCATAAAGTGTATATAAATCATTACCGATTCTATGAACTGCTAAAAATGCATCAGTTAATCCTGGTTTATCTATAAATGATCTATATCCAATTTGATATGATAAGAAATTTCCTTTTTCTAGTTCATAATCTTTAAATGAACTAGTATAACCTTCTTTTTTCACTATATTTTTATAATATTTATATTCACTATTTACTCATAATGAAAAATCATATTTTTGGTAATCTAATTGCTTTTGGTCATAGTATTTTTCTAAATAATGATCTTCTTTTGAAGAAGGATAACCTAAAATATAAAAACTATTTAAATCTTTATAGTTTTTTACATCTTCAGGTTTGTTATGATTAAAATCAAGTTTTCTATCAAATGTATTATAGAATTGATCTTCTAATAGCGAATTAGATTCAAATTGAACTTTAGATTTACTATTTTGATAATCATTAGTAATTTTTTTAATTAATCCTTCTTGATCACTTGGAGATTTATCAGAAATTTCAGTTTTTTCATTTCAAATAGAACGTTTGTAATCATCTGTTTTTAATAGTTTTTCAAAATCTATTTCAATAACAGCAAAATCAGCAAATATTCCAGCATCCTTATATTTTTCTTTTTGTTCTTTTTCTAGCAATTCAACTGGGCTACTTTCTTTTTTTATAAAGTCAGTTGCATGATAAATAGCAGTAACAGCATTACTAATTTTGCTTTTATTTTCTTGTGCTTCAAATGTAAAAGTTGTAAAGTTTTTATCAAAACTATTTATATTAAAAGTTTGACCAACATTAATATCTGAATTAATTCTAGTTAATGAAACTGAAATTAAATCATCTTTTATAGCTTTAGCAACGTGTGAATTTGTTCCAAAATAAAACTTGGTTGGAGTTTTATTATTATTTTCATTAATATAATCCATTATTCACATAGTTCCAGATTCTGAAGTTTGAAAAATCTTTTCTTCTTTTTTCTTTTTATATTTTTCAATTTCTTCTTGTTGTCATTGAACTAATTCATCTTTTTTTAAAGAAGATAATCTTGCTTTTTCTTTTTCATAATCTTTTTTTAATTGTTCTTTTTTATCATTAAATCCTTTAATTACTGTAATTAACTCAGGATCAGTTGTAGCAATATCTTTTTCTACTAAATTTAAGTCATATTTAAGATTTTGTTCTAATTGTCATAATTGTCTAGCAATATATTGCTTAATTTGATCATCAGTTCATCTTTCAAATAATTTTATATAATATTCAGCCTCAGCTATTTCTTGAGCATAATCTTTTCAACCTTTAAAACTTACTTGAAAAGTTTGAATAGCAGCTGTCTTATATGTTTCATTTGGTATAGTTCTAGCTAGTCCATTAGTTTTTGCTTTTTCAATTCTACCTAGTGAATCAATTGGCGAAGGACCTTTTATAGTCTCTGAAGCATCATTGATTTTTAATCCATCAACTTTACCATCTTTATAAACAGGTAAGGTAAATCCCTTTAATGCAGCATTATAATAACTATCAAAATTGCTTGATTCAGCTTGTTTATCAAAGTTTTTAATATCATTAACACTAGATTCTAATCCTCTAAATCTTTTTAAATCAATAGAGCCTTTAGATCCACCAAATTCAGATTCTAGTCTAGAAATGTATTTATCATTATCAAATTTAAATCTTTCTTTTTGACTATTATTTGTATATTTAGTATAACCTGTTTCACCACCAAAATAAACTAATTCATCAATTACTTTATGACCAGATCTATCAACTGTATTTTTAGTATTTAAACCAGTTATTTTAAAACTTTTGGTTTTTGATTTATTTGTTGAAGCATTTTTAAATTCAATAAAAATGGTAGCATCATTTACTACAGAAAATGGATTATCAGAATGTTCGATTTTTATATTAGTAACGCTAGCATTAACTTGTTTTTCATATCTATTTTTAAAAGTGATTGATATATCATTATTACTTAATCTTGTAGGTAAAACACTTTCTTTACTAATCAAATCACCTGATGGATCTTTAAACTTAATATCAGCATACTTTAGAATATCATTTTCATTATTAATAGAATCAACTAAATTTATAAACTCATTGTCATTTAAAGGTTTATTAGTAGTTTTTCTAGTTGATGGTTTACAAGAAACAAGTAAAGTAAGTGGAATAAGTAAAGTTGATGAAGAAATTAACATTAATAATTTATTAAATTTTTTCATTATTTATCTTTCCTTTAAAATTAAGTAAATGATCTAGTGCTTGAATCTGAAACACTATACCCTCATGATTTTAATTGTTCTTTTAATTGATTTGAACTTGAATCAACTTGAATTTGTTTACCAGCAAATTTTAAGCTTTCACTATATTCAAAGTATTTTTCAAGATTTTTTCTACCTGATTCAGATAACTCACTAGTTCCTTTAATTCTTATTCCTTTAGTTGAACTTCCATTGCTAAAGTTAATTTTTGGTTTTTCAGGACTTCCTTCTCCAGTTGATAGATGTTCTAAATTAGCTTTATCTAATTCATCTGCAGATATTTCAAAAAAGTCTTCGTTATTATATAAAGTTAATTCAGTAATTTTTCTAGATTTATTTGATGAATCATATTCATCATGAAAAATTAAACCTCTTAATGATTTAATACCTGTTACTCTAGAAAAGTCTAATTTAGATGGATAACTATTATCTCCTAATTTTTTATCAGGAGTTAATCCAGAACCAAATGCTCCTTGAAAGAACGGTTCATTGTTTCTTGCATAATAAACCATTCTTAATCCATCATTGATTCTTTGATAATTTTGATCATTTTTATAATCATCTTTATCAAAAGCTAATGTATTAAAAGTGATTCTTGTTGATATTTTTTCGTGCTTAGGATAATCATAACTAACATTGTAATCTAAATTGTTAATATATGTTGTATTTCTAAAGGATAACGGATTATATGATCAAGAATTTCTTAATGAATTTCCATTAGTAAATAATGATAATTCTTTAATTTTTTTTATTTTCTAAAGCAATTAAACTAGCTGTGTTTGTTGCTTTATCTGAAAAGAATAACTCTAATTGTGGAATTTCATTTGGGAGTTCATCTAATATTTGTTTAAAACTTTGAGAAGTATCAACTTCACCCATATTTTTAATTCTATAAGAAGTAATTTTTTCATCATTTGTTTTAAATTTATTAATTAGGTTCTTAGCTTTTTTATAAGCATTAGGATTTGAAACATCTAACTCTAAAACTAAACCAGTATTAATTTTATCTTTTGCATTAGTTTGTTTTTCTCTAGTTAATCTAGTAACTGTGATTCCATCATTTTCAGAAAAATTGAATTTACTAGTAAATTGTGAAGTTACATTTTCTTTTTTTCAACCAGGAAAATTACCAGCATCAATATCTCCAGGAGTTCTAGTTTGTCATGCGTCATAATCAAAAATTCTATATTCAGAATTATCTCTTTGCATTCTAGAAGTTACTGTGTTAAATTGAGCAGGAGGACCTCATGAATGAGAATCAATTTCTCCATTTTCATTAATAAAAGCATTTCTTGGTGAAATTGTTAAACCTTCTTTTAAATATTTTTCAGATCGAGATGCAATTGTTGTGAATTTAGATTTATCTAAATTATGAATTAATCAAATATATTCTTGAGTTTTAGTTTTAAATTTTGTTTTTAGCTCAGGATATTTTTTCTTTGCATTTTCTTTTAAAAAGTCT
Proteins encoded:
- the mip gene encoding Ig-specific serine endopeptidase MIP, with amino-acid sequence MKKFNKLLMLISSSTLLIPLTLLVSCKPSTRKTTNKPLNDNEFINLVDSINNENDILKYADIKFKDPSGDLISKESVLPTRLSNNDISITFKNRYEKQVNASVTNIKIEHSDNPFSVVNDATIFIEFKNASTNKSKTKSFKITGLNTKNTVDRSGHKVIDELVYFGGETGYTKYTNNSQKERFKFDNDKYISRLESEFGGSKGSIDLKRFRGLESSVNDIKNFDKQAESSNFDSYYNAALKGFTLPVYKDGKVDGLKINDASETIKGPSPIDSLGRIEKAKTNGLARTIPNETYKTAAIQTFQVSFKGWKDYAQEIAEAEYYIKLFERWTDDQIKQYIARQLWQLEQNLKYDLNLVEKDIATTDPELITVIKGFNDKKEQLKKDYEKEKARLSSLKKDELVQWQQEEIEKYKKKKEEKIFQTSESGTMWIMDYINENNNKTPTKFYFGTNSHVAKAIKDDLISVSLTRINSDINVGQTFNINSFDKNFTTFTFEAQENKSKISNAVTAIYHATDFIKKESSPVELLEKEQKEKYKDAGIFADFAVIEIDFEKLLKTDDYKRSIWNEKTEISDKSPSDQEGLIKKITNDYQNSKSKVQFESNSLLEDQFYNTFDRKLDFNHNKPEDVKNYKDLNSFYILGYPSSKEDHYLEKYYDQKQLDYQKYDFSLWVNSEYKYYKNIVKKEGYTSSFKDYELEKGNFLSYQIGYRSFIDKPGLTDAFLAVHRIGNDLYTLYDEKEKKVKHYFNYGLEILPRFYAPAGGASGSSVRTKDNKLIAVFHAANYVAKTGLAATFRSNGYDYNNLFGNYKLGQYDLIYGGGKDQISGRSYREVMQKLYKDKKSALFANGFNEIPESFKFNNNKTK